A stretch of the Actinotalea sp. JY-7876 genome encodes the following:
- the araA gene encoding L-arabinose isomerase codes for MTKPYADREVWFLTGSQDLYGEETLRQVAEQSQAIARALDDADAVPVRIVWKPVLKDREAIHRMALEANADPACIGVVAWMHTFSPAKMWIVGLDALRTPLLHLHTQANVELPWATIDMDFMNLNQAAHGDREFGYIQSRLGVARKTVVGHVSNPAVQAKVGTWVRAAAAWAATRELRLARFGDNMRNVAVTEGDKTEAELRFGVSVNTWGVNDLVAAVDAVADADVDALVAEYEDTYDVVPELRRGGERHDALRYGATQELALLALLGEIGATAFTTTFEDLGALRQLPGLAVQRLMSKGYGFGAEGDWKTAILVRAAKVMGQGLPGGASLMEDYTYDLVPGDERILGAHMLEICPTLTTAKPSLEIHPLGIGGKEDPVRLVFDTDPGPGVVVALSDMRDRFRLTANAVEVVPPSAELPNLPVARAVWKPQPDFATSAEAWLMAGAAHHTVLTTQVGVDAWVDFADIARTELLVIDDATTSRGFTQEIRWNQAYYRLAQGL; via the coding sequence ATGACCAAGCCCTACGCCGACCGCGAGGTCTGGTTCCTCACCGGCAGCCAGGACCTCTACGGCGAGGAGACCCTGCGCCAGGTCGCCGAGCAGTCCCAGGCCATCGCGCGCGCGCTGGACGACGCGGACGCCGTGCCGGTGCGCATCGTGTGGAAGCCGGTCCTCAAGGACCGCGAGGCGATCCACCGCATGGCGCTCGAGGCCAACGCCGACCCCGCGTGCATCGGCGTCGTCGCGTGGATGCACACGTTCTCCCCGGCGAAGATGTGGATCGTCGGGCTCGACGCCCTGCGCACGCCGCTGCTGCACCTGCACACGCAGGCGAACGTCGAGCTGCCGTGGGCGACGATCGACATGGACTTCATGAACCTCAACCAGGCCGCCCACGGCGACCGGGAGTTCGGGTACATCCAGTCCCGCCTGGGGGTCGCGCGCAAGACCGTCGTCGGGCACGTGTCGAACCCGGCCGTGCAGGCGAAGGTGGGCACGTGGGTCCGCGCGGCCGCGGCGTGGGCCGCGACGCGTGAGCTGCGCCTCGCGCGCTTCGGGGACAACATGCGCAACGTCGCGGTCACCGAGGGCGACAAGACCGAGGCCGAGCTGCGCTTCGGCGTCTCGGTCAACACCTGGGGGGTCAACGACCTGGTCGCCGCGGTGGACGCGGTCGCCGACGCGGACGTCGACGCCCTGGTCGCGGAGTACGAGGACACCTACGACGTCGTGCCCGAGCTGCGCCGCGGCGGGGAGCGCCACGACGCCCTGCGCTACGGCGCCACGCAGGAGCTCGCGCTCCTCGCGCTGCTCGGCGAGATCGGCGCCACCGCGTTCACGACGACGTTCGAGGACCTCGGCGCGCTGCGTCAGCTGCCCGGGCTCGCCGTCCAGCGGCTCATGAGCAAGGGCTACGGCTTCGGTGCCGAGGGCGACTGGAAGACCGCGATCCTGGTGCGCGCGGCCAAGGTCATGGGGCAGGGGCTGCCCGGCGGCGCGTCGCTCATGGAGGACTACACCTACGACCTCGTGCCCGGCGACGAGAGGATCCTCGGCGCCCACATGCTCGAGATCTGCCCGACGCTGACGACCGCGAAGCCGTCGCTCGAGATCCACCCGCTCGGCATCGGCGGCAAGGAGGACCCCGTCCGACTGGTCTTCGACACGGATCCCGGCCCCGGCGTCGTCGTGGCGCTGTCCGACATGCGCGACCGCTTCCGGCTCACCGCGAACGCGGTCGAGGTCGTGCCGCCGTCCGCCGAGCTGCCGAACCTGCCGGTCGCGCGCGCGGTGTGGAAGCCGCAGCCGGACTTCGCGACGTCCGCCGAGGCGTGGCTCATGGCCGGCGCGGCCCACCACACGGTGCTCACCACCCAGGTGGGCGTCGACGCGTGGGTGGACTTCGCCGACATCGCCCGGACCGAGCTGCTCGTCATCGACGACGCGACGACGTCGCGCGGGTTCACCCAGGAGATCCGATGGAACCAGGCGTACTACCGCCTCGCCCAGGGCCTCTGA
- a CDS encoding L-ribulose-5-phosphate 4-epimerase: MTARTLDAYPDHVRESVARTREVVAALHAELPRWELVVWTAGNVSQRVVVDPQAGPGAEDLLVIKPSGVTYDELSADAMVVCNLDGELVDGDRSPSSDTAAHAYVYRHLPEVGGVVHTHSTYATAWAARGEPVPCVLTMMADEFGGDIPVGPFALIGDDSIGRGIVETLRESRSPAVLMRNHGPFTIGRDAKAAVKAAVMCEEVARTVHISRQLGDPLPIAQSDIDRLYDRYQNVYGR, translated from the coding sequence ATGACGGCCCGAACCCTGGACGCGTACCCCGACCACGTCCGCGAGTCCGTCGCGCGCACGCGCGAGGTCGTCGCGGCACTGCACGCCGAGCTCCCCCGCTGGGAGCTGGTGGTGTGGACGGCGGGCAACGTCTCCCAACGCGTGGTCGTCGACCCGCAGGCGGGGCCGGGCGCGGAGGACCTGCTCGTCATCAAGCCGAGCGGCGTCACGTACGACGAGCTGAGCGCCGACGCGATGGTCGTGTGCAACCTGGACGGCGAGCTGGTGGACGGCGACCGGTCGCCGTCGTCGGACACGGCCGCGCACGCGTACGTGTACCGGCACCTGCCCGAGGTCGGCGGCGTCGTGCACACCCACTCGACCTACGCGACCGCGTGGGCCGCCCGCGGCGAGCCCGTCCCGTGCGTGCTGACGATGATGGCCGACGAGTTCGGCGGCGACATCCCGGTGGGCCCCTTCGCCCTGATCGGCGACGACTCCATCGGTCGCGGCATCGTCGAGACGCTGCGCGAGAGCCGCAGCCCCGCCGTCCTCATGCGCAACCACGGCCCGTTCACGATCGGCCGGGACGCGAAGGCGGCGGTCAAGGCCGCCGTGATGTGCGAGGAGGTCGCGCGGACCGTGCACATCTCCCGGCAGCTCGGCGACCCGCTGCCGATCGCGCAGTCCGACATCGACCGCCTCTACGACCGCTACCAGAACGTCTACGGGCGCTGA